CGCTTCGCTGTTCTTTGCATTGTAATTATTAACCCCGGAAATCCTTTCCAATATTTCCGGGGTTTGCATCGTATTTTCCGCATGCTCAGAAATATTCAGCGTCGGCGAAAGAGTATCGATGTAATGTTGCTCCCTAGCGCATCGGGCATCCGCGTCGCAAAATTCAACGACTGCGAAAGTTACCTTGGCAGACGTCAGGTATGCTCTTTGCAGCTTCAAATTTCGATGGGATTTCAGATTCAAATCGCGGAAATGCGAGTTTTTTCTCTTGCGAATATCAAGAGCTGAACCTATGTAAAAATCCTCGTCGCATTGAATCCGATATACCCCCGACCTTGAGAGCCCAGGCAGGCGTGGCGATGGGTGCCTCTTTTCAGGAAGAGATTCCAAAAACGCTCTTCGGCGCGCCGGATAGAAACATGAACATTTGCGCCCTTGTCGCACTAGGTTTTTATGGGCACTGTTCCATTCTCTGCCACAGAAATGCCGTACTCTGAAACGATCTCCCTCAATGTGAGATACCACCGTAAATCCAAGTGCCTCAATTTCTATGGTCTTGCGAGCAACGAGCGTATTGGCTCGCAGTTTCCGGGCACACGCAATGCAGTTTTTGGCACTTCGGCTTCCTTTGGTCAA
The nucleotide sequence above comes from Oceanococcus sp. HetDA_MAG_MS8. Encoded proteins:
- a CDS encoding GIY-YIG nuclease family protein, producing the protein MESLPEKRHPSPRLPGLSRSGVYRIQCDEDFYIGSALDIRKRKNSHFRDLNLKSHRNLKLQRAYLTSAKVTFAVVEFCDADARCAREQHYIDTLSPTLNISEHAENTMQTPEILERISGVNNYNAKNSEAELEAVLLKLVETGDLDEVVSATGVSRHVVADISSGKSHKWLARKMPEEYRTVRLQHGMKRLTVERVEQILRGALDGRSKLSLAQQFDVDRNVITHVLDRTRNYAQKLYSELPNLRQMWIELDEKRGRQH